One window of Bacteroides sp. AN502(2024) genomic DNA carries:
- the ahcY gene encoding adenosylhomocysteinase, giving the protein MSTELFSTLPYKVADITLADFGRKEIDLAEKEMPGLMALREKYGESKPLKGARIMGSLHMTIQTAVLIKTLVALGAEVRWCSCNIYSTQDHAAAAIAAAGVPVFAWKGETLADYWWCTLQALNFDGGKGPNVIVDDGGDATMMIHVGYDAENNAAVLDKEVHAEDEIELNAILKKVLAADSTRWHRVAKEVCGVSEETTTGVHRLYQMQEEGKLLFPAFNVNDSVTKSKFDNLYGCRESLADGIKRATDVMIAGKVVVVCGYGDVGKGCSHSMRSYGARVLVTEVDPICALQAAMEGFEVVTMDEACTEGNIFVTTTGNIDIIRIDHMEKMKDQAIVCNIGHFDNEIQVDALKHYPEIKCVNIKPQVDRYYFPDGHSIILLADGRLVNLGCATGHPSFVMSNSFTNQTLAQIELFNKKYDINVYRLPKHLDEEVARLHLEKIGVKLTKLTPEQAAYIGVSVDGPYKAEHYRY; this is encoded by the coding sequence ATGTCTACAGAATTATTCTCTACTCTGCCTTATAAGGTGGCAGATATTACACTTGCTGATTTCGGACGCAAGGAAATCGATTTGGCAGAAAAAGAAATGCCCGGGCTGATGGCTCTTCGCGAAAAGTATGGAGAATCCAAACCGTTAAAAGGTGCCCGTATTATGGGGTCGTTACACATGACCATTCAAACGGCAGTGTTGATTAAAACGTTAGTGGCTTTAGGGGCTGAAGTACGTTGGTGCTCTTGTAATATATATTCAACGCAGGATCATGCCGCCGCCGCCATAGCTGCTGCAGGTGTACCGGTGTTTGCATGGAAAGGCGAAACGCTTGCCGATTATTGGTGGTGCACACTGCAGGCATTGAACTTTGACGGTGGTAAGGGACCGAATGTGATTGTAGATGACGGCGGTGACGCGACAATGATGATCCACGTGGGCTATGATGCGGAAAATAATGCTGCTGTATTGGATAAGGAAGTACACGCCGAGGATGAAATAGAACTGAATGCTATCTTGAAAAAAGTGTTGGCAGCAGACAGCACTCGCTGGCATCGTGTAGCGAAAGAGGTGTGTGGTGTATCTGAAGAGACTACGACAGGCGTGCACCGTTTGTATCAGATGCAGGAAGAAGGCAAACTGTTGTTTCCGGCATTTAATGTGAATGACTCGGTAACGAAATCCAAGTTTGACAACCTGTATGGCTGTCGCGAATCGTTGGCCGATGGAATCAAGCGTGCAACGGATGTGATGATTGCCGGAAAAGTAGTAGTGGTATGCGGTTATGGTGATGTGGGTAAAGGCTGTTCTCACTCCATGCGTTCTTACGGAGCACGAGTACTTGTGACGGAAGTGGACCCTATCTGTGCATTGCAGGCTGCCATGGAAGGTTTTGAAGTTGTGACGATGGATGAGGCTTGTACGGAAGGCAATATCTTTGTGACTACGACAGGTAATATCGATATTATCCGTATCGACCACATGGAGAAGATGAAAGATCAGGCTATCGTTTGCAACATCGGTCACTTCGATAATGAAATTCAGGTAGATGCTTTGAAACATTATCCGGAAATCAAATGTGTGAACATCAAACCACAGGTAGACCGTTATTATTTCCCAGATGGACACAGTATCATTCTGCTTGCCGACGGTCGTCTGGTGAATCTGGGATGTGCAACAGGACACCCGTCATTCGTGATGAGTAATTCATTTACCAATCAGACATTGGCACAGATAGAGCTGTTCAACAAGAAATATGATATCAATGTATATCGCCTGCCGAAGCATCTGGACGAAGAGGTGGCTCGCCTGCATCTTGAAAAGATCGGTGTGAAATTGACTAAGCTAACTCCCGAACAGGCCGCTTATATCGGTGTGTCAGTGGATGGGCCTTATAAGGCAGAACATTATAGATACTAA
- a CDS encoding S41 family peptidase yields MKKLLNRKSIIVAVAVIATVVFFSFKSGDDRHFQIAKNLDIFNAIVKELDLFYVDTIDPNKTIREGIDNMLYTLDPYTEYYPEEDQSELEQMIKGSFGGIGSYIAYNTKLKRSMISEPFEGTPAAKAGLKAGDILMEIDGQDLAGKDNAEVSQMLRGQAGTSFKLKIERPNEKGGRTPMEFTIVRESIQNPAIPYTGVLDNKVGYISLSTFSGNPSKEFKKAFLDLKKQGATSLVIDLRSNGGGLLDEAVEIANYFLPRGKVIVTTKGKIKQASNTYKTLREPLDLDIPIAVLVNSGTASASEILSGSLQDLDRAVIVGNRTFGKGLVQVPRSLPYGGTMKVTTSKYYIPSGRCVQAIDYKHRNEDGSVGTIPDSLTKVFHTASGREVRDGGGIMPDILIKQEKLPNILFYLVRDNLIFDYATQYCLKHPTIVAPEKFEVTDTDYNDFKALVKKADFKYDQQSEKILKTLKEAAEFEGYMDDASEEFKALEKKLNHDLDRDLDYFSSDIKKMIATEIIKRYYYQRGNIIQQLKDDEGLKEAMKILNDPVKYKEMLSAPVVKK; encoded by the coding sequence ATGAAAAAATTGCTGAACAGGAAGAGCATTATTGTTGCAGTAGCAGTGATAGCTACAGTTGTCTTCTTTAGTTTCAAGAGCGGAGACGACCGTCATTTTCAGATAGCAAAGAATCTGGATATATTTAATGCGATTGTGAAAGAACTGGATCTGTTTTATGTAGATACCATCGATCCGAATAAAACGATTCGGGAAGGAATCGATAATATGCTTTACACCTTGGACCCTTATACGGAATATTATCCGGAAGAAGATCAGAGTGAGTTGGAACAGATGATTAAAGGATCATTCGGTGGTATAGGTTCTTACATTGCTTATAATACGAAACTAAAGCGTTCGATGATTTCTGAACCTTTCGAGGGAACACCTGCTGCAAAAGCCGGTCTGAAAGCGGGAGATATCCTGATGGAGATTGACGGACAGGATCTTGCCGGTAAGGATAACGCGGAAGTCAGTCAGATGTTACGCGGACAGGCAGGTACCAGTTTTAAGTTAAAGATTGAGCGGCCGAATGAGAAAGGCGGACGTACACCGATGGAATTCACGATTGTGCGTGAGTCTATTCAGAATCCGGCAATTCCTTATACTGGCGTATTGGATAATAAGGTAGGTTACATCAGCCTTAGCACTTTTTCCGGCAACCCTTCCAAAGAGTTTAAGAAAGCATTTCTGGATTTGAAGAAACAGGGCGCTACTTCGTTGGTGATAGACCTTCGTAGTAATGGCGGCGGATTGCTGGATGAAGCAGTAGAAATTGCGAATTATTTTCTGCCGCGTGGAAAAGTGATTGTGACGACCAAAGGAAAAATCAAACAGGCCAGTAACACTTATAAAACGTTGCGTGAACCGTTGGATTTGGATATTCCGATTGCAGTACTGGTAAATAGCGGAACGGCTTCTGCTTCTGAAATCTTATCTGGTTCTTTGCAGGATCTCGACCGTGCCGTTATCGTTGGTAACCGTACTTTTGGCAAAGGGTTGGTGCAGGTTCCACGTTCTTTACCTTATGGTGGAACCATGAAAGTGACTACTTCTAAATATTATATTCCGAGTGGACGTTGTGTGCAGGCTATTGATTACAAGCATCGCAATGAGGATGGAAGTGTAGGCACTATTCCTGATAGTTTAACTAAGGTATTTCATACAGCTTCCGGACGTGAAGTCCGCGACGGAGGTGGCATAATGCCGGATATTCTTATCAAACAAGAGAAATTACCGAACATCCTCTTCTATCTGGTACGTGATAATCTGATTTTTGATTATGCAACGCAATATTGTTTGAAGCATCCTACCATCGTCGCTCCGGAGAAGTTTGAGGTGACAGATACCGATTATAATGATTTTAAAGCGTTGGTGAAGAAAGCGGACTTTAAGTATGACCAGCAAAGCGAGAAAATTCTGAAAACGTTGAAAGAAGCTGCCGAGTTTGAAGGGTATATGGATGATGCTTCAGAGGAGTTCAAAGCACTTGAGAAGAAGTTAAACCATGATCTTGACCGCGACTTGGATTATTTTTCATCTGATATAAAGAAGATGATTGCTACTGAAATTATCAAGCGTTACTATTACCAACGTGGTAATATCATCCAGCAGTTGAAGGATGATGAAGGTTTGAAGGAAGCAATGAAAATTCTGAATGATCCGGTGAAATATAAAGAAATGCTGAGTGCTCCGGTTGTTAAAAAATAA
- a CDS encoding adenosine kinase produces MDRIIGLGNALVDVLATLKDDALLNEMGLLKGSMQLIDDAKLQQINAKFSQMKTHLATGGSAGNAILGLACLGAATGFIGKVGNDHYGDFFRENLQNNKIEDKLLISDRLPSGVASTFISPDGERTFGTYLGAAASLRAEDLTLDMFKDYAYLFIEGYLVQDHEMILHAIELAKEAGLQICLDMASYNIVANDLEFFSLLINKYVDIVFANEEEAKAFTGKGPEEALEVIAKKCSIAIVKVGARGSYIRKGTEEIKVSAIPVQKVLDTTGAGDYFASGFLYGLTCGYSLDKCAKIGSILSGNVIQVIGTTIPQERWNEIKLNINRILAE; encoded by the coding sequence ATGGACAGAATAATAGGATTAGGCAACGCCTTGGTAGACGTACTTGCAACCCTAAAGGATGATGCTCTCTTGAATGAAATGGGTTTACTCAAAGGAAGCATGCAACTTATCGATGATGCTAAGTTACAGCAGATTAACGCAAAATTCTCACAGATGAAAACCCATTTGGCAACAGGTGGGTCGGCGGGAAATGCCATACTTGGACTGGCTTGTTTGGGAGCCGCAACTGGGTTTATAGGAAAAGTAGGAAACGATCATTACGGAGATTTTTTTCGTGAAAATCTGCAGAATAATAAAATTGAAGACAAATTATTGATTTCGGATCGACTGCCTTCCGGTGTGGCATCTACTTTTATTTCACCGGATGGAGAGCGTACTTTCGGAACTTATCTAGGAGCAGCTGCTTCTTTGAGAGCGGAAGATTTAACGCTGGATATGTTTAAAGACTACGCGTACCTATTTATAGAGGGGTACCTTGTTCAGGATCATGAAATGATTCTTCATGCCATTGAACTGGCTAAAGAAGCAGGTTTGCAGATTTGTCTTGATATGGCTAGTTATAATATTGTGGCCAATGATCTGGAGTTCTTCTCTTTACTAATAAACAAATATGTCGACATTGTCTTTGCGAACGAAGAAGAAGCAAAAGCCTTTACCGGTAAGGGGCCGGAGGAAGCTTTGGAAGTGATTGCTAAGAAATGCAGTATTGCTATTGTAAAAGTCGGAGCAAGAGGTTCTTATATCCGCAAGGGAACAGAAGAAATAAAGGTTTCGGCCATTCCGGTTCAGAAAGTGCTGGATACTACTGGTGCGGGTGACTATTTTGCTTCCGGATTCTTATATGGATTGACCTGTGGATATTCGTTAGATAAATGTGCAAAAATAGGTTCTATTCTCTCGGGAAATGTTATTCAGGTAATCGGAACAACGATTCCACAAGAACGCTGGAATGAAATTAAGTTAAATATTAACAGGATTCTGGCAGAATAA